AAGGCAGTCAACGGTTTTTTCTCCCAAAGAAACGGAAGCTCCTTACTCTTGTTCAATACAAAATAGAAAGTCCCTTATAATAGGATGGAGGACTATATCATCAACTGGGTTTTCTCTGGAGTGGTTTTTTGGACGACAACGTTCTTAGTAGTCAAAAAATTATTTCCGAAACGTACCTTTGATTTCTGTAACCGTATTGTTTCCACAATCCATGCTTCACTGGCTGTCTGTTTAGCTTCCCTCTCTGTGCAAGACTGGAGCTGTCCTGTGTGTCCTGTGGCATCAAAGTCCTCTCCATGGCAGGTATATCACTTGCTCTCTTCTTCTTACTTCAAACAGTTCCAATTAAATTCCATGGGCAAGGCTTGAGATATCTCAGTATATACCGCATCACATATCTTAGTCGGACAGCATATTCTTCAATTGTAAGTTCTGATGTATTTGAGGATCCAAGTTTTGAGCTTTTATTCTGCATGATTTGGTTTCTGACATGTTGTCTTCAAATCCACATGCAGATGAAAACACTGGCAGTGTCTCTTTCTTATCTGATCTATGATCTGATATGCTGCCTCTTCGACAACCATGTCAATCTCGACAATTCAGTTCATCACTTGGTCAGTATCGTCGGTATTGGAGCAGGTCTTGCCTATCAAATTGTAAGCAATATATTTTAACCATTATTAAAACTTTGTTTTAGCTGATCCACCCTGTAACACACGAGATATGTCCGTGTGGTTGTTCTGATTGGCGTTTAATTTGCACTGTTTGTTTTGCATAGTGTGGTTCAGAAATGGTGGCAGCTTTATGGATAACAGAAATTTCTAGCCCTTTCTTGCACATGAGAGAACTTCTGAAAGAGCTTGGTTACAGAGACACCGACCTTAATTTAGCAGTCGACGTGAGCTTCCTAATCTCATCATTTTTCTACGTTTCATTTCCCCTTTAAGTGTTCGATTATGTTATTGGAGAAGCAAAACAAAATTCattgaaaattaaaggaaaaaagtcAACAAGTCTCCGCATCAATACATGAAATGGTAATTTAAGAAATAAAATGTCTTCTGTTCTTTATCTGTAAGTGTTTCAGCTTTAAATGAATAGCTCAAAATGGTTAACAAAAAGCTTCTTTCCTCAAGTTTCCATGGAAAGAGAAGTAAATACTGCACAAAGAAGGAATATCGATCTTTTGCTAGGCATTATGGAT
This genomic window from Elaeis guineensis isolate ETL-2024a chromosome 13, EG11, whole genome shotgun sequence contains:
- the LOC105056227 gene encoding uncharacterized protein isoform X1, which encodes MEDYIINWVFSGVVFWTTTFLVVKKLFPKRTFDFCNRIVSTIHASLAVCLASLSVQDWSCPVCPVASKSSPWQMKTLAVSLSYLIYDLICCLFDNHVNLDNSVHHLVSIVGIGAGLAYQICGSEMVAALWITEISSPFLHMRELLKELGYRDTDLNLAVDILFAAVFSFARMVGGPYLTYLTLTAGNPPLIKAMALGLQLVSAFWFCKILRMVKHKLVKRVGPNKAAKTPSH
- the LOC105056227 gene encoding uncharacterized protein isoform X2, which gives rise to MAGISLALFFLLQTVPIKFHGQGLRYLSIYRITYLSRTAYSSIMKTLAVSLSYLIYDLICCLFDNHVNLDNSVHHLVSIVGIGAGLAYQICGSEMVAALWITEISSPFLHMRELLKELGYRDTDLNLAVDILFAAVFSFARMVGGPYLTYLTLTAGNPPLIKAMALGLQLVSAFWFCKILRMVKHKLVKRVGPNKAAKTPSH